Below is a genomic region from Prochlorococcus marinus str. MIT 0918.
TGTTGTTATAGTCCTTTTATGGCAAGCATTCCGTGTTATGTCTAAAGGCTTTTTTGCTTTTCAAGATCTAAAAGATCCGAGTTTTCAGAGTTCTAAAGATCGAACCGGTCGATTTACAATTCATCCAGAATTGCTCAATAA
It encodes:
- a CDS encoding DUF2973 domain-containing protein; protein product: MASSIFPFVYAFVVIVLLWQAFRVMSKGFFAFQDLKDPSFQSSKDRTGRFTIHPELLNKDGKITDEDLLTVRFSNDLDPPKQTESSSE